A window of Acidimicrobiia bacterium contains these coding sequences:
- a CDS encoding response regulator, producing the protein MSRVLIVEDDRALLRALTVNLEARGYDVDPASTGEAALARVATTPHDAAIIDLGLPGIDGIEVVEGLRGWTSIPIIVLSARQQETQKIAALDAGADDYVTKPFSMGELLARLRAALRRGKPSDQPLPVVETGHFSIDLVNKRVHGAEGAEIKLTPTQWHLVEILVQNPDRLVPQRQLLEEVWGPAYGDNSQYLRVFMAQIRRKLEPNPARPRYFLTEPGLGIRFVPRPDADEARPAPDAPPGSRA; encoded by the coding sequence GTGAGCCGGGTCCTGATCGTCGAAGACGATCGCGCGCTGCTGCGCGCCCTCACCGTCAACCTCGAGGCCCGCGGCTACGACGTCGACCCCGCCTCCACCGGGGAGGCGGCGCTGGCCCGGGTCGCGACCACCCCGCACGACGCCGCCATCATCGACCTCGGACTCCCCGGCATCGACGGCATCGAGGTCGTCGAGGGCCTGCGGGGCTGGACGTCGATCCCGATCATCGTGCTGTCGGCCCGACAGCAGGAAACCCAGAAGATCGCCGCGCTCGACGCCGGCGCCGACGACTACGTCACGAAGCCGTTCAGCATGGGCGAGCTCCTCGCCCGCCTCCGCGCCGCGCTTCGTCGAGGCAAGCCGTCCGACCAGCCCCTGCCGGTCGTCGAGACCGGCCACTTCAGCATCGACCTCGTGAACAAGCGCGTCCACGGCGCCGAGGGCGCCGAGATCAAGCTCACGCCCACCCAGTGGCACCTCGTCGAGATCCTCGTCCAGAACCCGGATCGGCTCGTGCCGCAGCGCCAGCTCCTCGAGGAGGTGTGGGGCCCCGCCTACGGCGACAACTCGCAGTACCTGCGGGTGTTCATGGCCCAGATCCGACGCAAGCTCGAGCCGAACCCCGCCCGCCCCCGGTACTTCCTCACCGAGCCCGGCCTCGGCATCCGCTTCGTCCCCCGGCCCGACGCCGACGAGGCCCGGCCCGCTCCCGACGCCCCGCCCGGCAGCCGCGCCTGA
- a CDS encoding acyl-CoA dehydrogenase family protein: MADFSLDLNEDQLQIQKWVHDFAEDVVRPAGHEWDEREETPWPIIQEAANIGLYSVEFIANAFGDPTGITFPMISEEMCWGDAGITLAIFGSTLAVSGIVGSGTPEQVAEWVPQCFGTPEKLQLGAFAVSEADAGSDVANLRTRAVYDEAKDEWVLNGTKTWITNGGIADVHVIVAAVAPELKARGHASFVVPPGTPGLRQGQKFKKHGIRASHTAEVILEDVRVPGRCLLGGKEKLDARLARVREGKSTKVQAAMSTFEASRPLVGAQALGIARAAYEYALDYAKERKAFGRAIIENQGIAFKLADMKTEIDAARLLVWRACWMAATRKRFENGEGSMSKLKAGEVAVKVTEEAIQILGGYGYTRDYPVERWHRDAKIYTIFEGTSEIQRLVVARAISGVHIP; encoded by the coding sequence GTGGCGGACTTCTCGCTCGACCTCAACGAGGACCAGCTCCAGATCCAGAAGTGGGTCCACGACTTCGCCGAGGACGTCGTCCGCCCCGCCGGTCACGAGTGGGACGAGCGGGAGGAGACCCCCTGGCCGATCATCCAGGAGGCCGCGAACATCGGCCTCTACTCGGTCGAGTTCATCGCCAACGCCTTCGGTGACCCGACCGGGATCACTTTTCCGATGATCAGCGAGGAGATGTGCTGGGGCGACGCCGGCATCACCCTGGCGATCTTCGGCTCCACGCTTGCGGTCTCCGGAATCGTCGGGAGCGGGACGCCCGAGCAGGTGGCGGAGTGGGTGCCACAGTGCTTCGGCACCCCCGAGAAGCTCCAGCTCGGCGCCTTCGCGGTGAGCGAGGCCGACGCCGGCAGCGACGTCGCCAACCTGCGCACGCGCGCCGTCTACGACGAGGCCAAGGACGAGTGGGTGCTGAACGGCACCAAGACCTGGATCACGAACGGTGGGATCGCCGACGTGCACGTCATCGTCGCCGCCGTCGCCCCGGAGCTCAAGGCTCGCGGGCACGCCAGCTTCGTGGTGCCGCCCGGCACGCCCGGACTCCGGCAGGGCCAGAAGTTCAAGAAGCACGGGATCCGGGCCAGCCACACCGCCGAGGTCATCCTCGAGGACGTGCGCGTCCCCGGCCGCTGCCTCCTCGGCGGCAAGGAGAAGCTCGACGCGCGGCTGGCCCGCGTGCGTGAGGGCAAGAGCACGAAGGTGCAGGCCGCGATGAGCACCTTCGAGGCCAGCCGCCCGCTCGTCGGGGCCCAGGCCCTCGGGATCGCCCGGGCCGCCTACGAGTACGCGCTCGACTACGCGAAGGAGCGGAAGGCGTTCGGCCGGGCGATCATCGAGAATCAGGGCATCGCCTTCAAGCTCGCCGACATGAAGACCGAGATCGACGCCGCCCGGCTGCTGGTGTGGCGGGCCTGCTGGATGGCCGCGACGCGCAAGCGGTTCGAGAACGGCGAAGGCTCGATGAGCAAGCTCAAGGCGGGCGAGGTGGCCGTCAAGGTCACCGAGGAGGCCATCCAGATCCTCGGCGGCTACGGGTACACGCGCGACTACCCGGTGGAGCGCTGGCACCGCGACGCCAAGATCTACACGATCTTCGAGGGGACCTCGGAGATCCAGCGGCTGGTGGTCGCACGAGCCATCTCGGGCGTGCACATTCCGTGA
- a CDS encoding inositol monophosphatase family protein — MGLRARGIADGVDGWPLGDRGDVLANRCLLDLLAQDHPADAVLSEESVDSRARLRADRVWIVDPLDGTREFSEPGRTDWAVHVALWRRDVGVRVGAVALPSRGQLLSTASPPAVPARRGRPLRVVVSRSRPPAVGRQVAARLDAELVTLGSAGAKAMAVVLGDVDVYLHAGGQHEWDSAAPTAVAQAAGLHASRLDGAPLEYNRRDSWLPDLLVCRPELTESVLAVTAG; from the coding sequence ATGGGCCTGCGGGCCCGGGGGATCGCCGACGGGGTCGACGGCTGGCCGCTCGGCGATCGGGGCGACGTGCTCGCCAACCGCTGCCTGCTGGACCTGCTGGCGCAGGACCACCCGGCCGACGCCGTCCTCTCGGAGGAGTCGGTCGACAGCCGAGCCCGGCTCCGCGCCGACCGGGTGTGGATCGTCGACCCGCTCGACGGCACCCGCGAGTTCAGCGAGCCGGGCCGCACCGACTGGGCCGTGCACGTCGCGCTCTGGCGGCGCGACGTCGGCGTCCGCGTCGGCGCGGTGGCGCTCCCCTCCCGGGGCCAGCTGCTGTCGACGGCGTCTCCGCCGGCGGTGCCGGCGCGGCGGGGGCGCCCGCTGCGGGTCGTCGTGAGCCGGAGCCGCCCGCCCGCCGTGGGTCGGCAGGTCGCGGCTCGGCTCGACGCCGAGCTGGTGACCCTGGGCTCGGCGGGCGCGAAGGCGATGGCGGTCGTCCTCGGCGACGTCGACGTCTACCTCCACGCCGGCGGCCAGCACGAGTGGGATTCGGCGGCGCCGACCGCGGTGGCGCAGGCCGCGGGCCTGCACGCCTCGCGCCTCGATGGCGCGCCGCTCGAGTACAACCGCCGCGACTCGTGGCTGCCGGACCTGCTCGTGTGCCGGCCCGAGCTGACCGAGTCCGTCCTCGCAGTCACGGCCGGATAG